From one Coffea eugenioides isolate CCC68of chromosome 11, Ceug_1.0, whole genome shotgun sequence genomic stretch:
- the LOC113752597 gene encoding protein PLANT CADMIUM RESISTANCE 11-like: protein MAQISSGHDDADPNGPNPAPATIPIKGSGQDQKNLREALDPWSTGLCHCWSDPNTCCLTCWCPCITFGRIADILDRGSTSCGVSGGLYMLILFMTGCPCLYSCFYRSKLRGQYFLEEKPCCDCCVHCCYEPCALCQEYRELKNLGFDMSIGWHGNMERKKRSASLPPSMKVDMKR from the exons ATGGCGCAAATTTCTTCCGGTCATGATGATGCGGACCCAAACGGGCCAAACCCAGCCCCTGCTACCATTCCAATCAAAGGCTCGGGTCAAGATCAAAAGAATCTTCGAGAGGCTTTGGACCCCTGGTCCACTGGTCTATGTCATTGCTGGAGTGACCCGAATACTT GTTGCCTAACGTGTTGGTGTCCATGTATCACGTTTGGACGGATTGCGGACATCCTCGACAGAGGATCAACTT CATGTGGTGTTAGCGGAGGACTGTACATGTTGATCTTGTTCATGACGGGCTGTCCATGTTTATACTCATGTTTTTATCGATCAAAATTAAGGGGACAATACTTTTTGGAAGAGAAACCATGCTGTGATTGCTGCGTCCATTGTTGTTATGAGCCGTGTGCTCTATGCCAAGAGTATAGAGAACTCAAGAACCTCGGATTCGATATGTCCATAG GGTGGCATGGGAACAtggagaggaagaaaagaagtgCTTCTCTACCTCCTTCAATGAAAGTTGACATGAAGCGCTAG